A genomic segment from Nicotiana sylvestris chromosome 1, ASM39365v2, whole genome shotgun sequence encodes:
- the LOC138876819 gene encoding uncharacterized protein, giving the protein MDATGTILPLAYAIVDSENDASWKWFFDQFKLAYSERPNTCVVVDRNESILKATSIVYPGMPHYSCMWHIWTNIRAKFKKGHLKLSELYFATIRSYTLDEFNERMSKIEEIDPRVKAYLYDIDYHRWYRVHATVRASIDYIHTVLDGVRRYIVYLENKRCSCGQFQLDELPCPHALASLRHRDESFEQYCSPYYTRASLLHTYEIPVNPLPDESKWNVPQHIIEEVVNPPKGGKRHPGRLKKKDTKHMMK; this is encoded by the exons ATGGATGCAACAG GTACCATATTACCATTGGCATATGCTATTGTTGATTCAGAGAATGATGCATCATGGAAGTGGTTTTTTGATCAATTCAAACTCGCATATAGTGAAAGACCAAATACGTGTGTTGTTGTGGATCGGAATGAGAGTATCTTGAAGGCAACATCTATTGTTTATCCCGGCATGCCACATTATtcttgcatgtggcatatttggacaaatatacGGGCAAAGTTCAAGAAAGGACATCTTAAGTTAAGTGAATTATACTTTGCCACGATACGGTCATACACCcttgatgaatttaatgaaaggatgtcaaagattgaagagatTGACCCCCGTGTTAAAGCATACTTATACGATATTGACTATCATAGATGGTATCGAGTACATGCTACG GTGAGGGCTTCAATAGACTACATCCATACAGTACTAGATGGTGTGAGGCGCTATATTGTTTATCTTGAAAACAAGAGATGTAGTTGTGGGCAATTCCAGCTTGACGAACTTCCTTGTCCACATGCTTTGGCTTCTTTAAGACACAGGGATGAATCTTTTGAACAATATTGTTCTCCTTATTACACAAGGGCGAGCCTCTTGCATACTTATGAAATACCAGTAAATCCACTGCCTGATGAAAGCAAATGGAATGTGCCACAACATATAATTGAAGAAGTAGTAAATCCACCTAAAGGAGGGAAAAGGCATCCAGGAAGActcaaaaagaaagatacaaaacatATGATGAAATAA
- the LOC104223104 gene encoding uncharacterized protein isoform X2, whose amino-acid sequence MSIIANTMLCNVNEQPDVVVNCAALSVPRACEVDPTAAMAINVPSVLVKWLSSFSNGGTLLIHLSTDQVYEGTKSFYKEDDETLPVNVYGRSKVAAEQFISANYSNFAILRSSIIYGPQTVSPVPKSLPVQWMDSVLAKGDAMEFFHDEFRCPIYIKDLVTIVWTLTNRWISGREQIQLLLNVGGPDRVSRVQMAEVVAHIRGYNLSLIKPVSSSTVNRGVKSPADISMDITRLIQTLNMSTTAFRDGVKLTLEAELASTS is encoded by the exons ATGTCCATAATAGCTAATACCATGCTTTGTAATGTGAATGAGCAGCCTGATGTTGTGGTTAATTGTGCTGCACTTTCTGTTCCGCGTGCGTGTGAAGTGGATCCTACTGCTGCCATGGCTATTAATGTGCCTTCTGTTCTTGTCAAATGGTTGTCAAGCTTTAGCAATGGTGGTACTCTTCTGATTCACTTGTCTACTGATCAAG TTTATGAAGGGACCAAATCCTTCTACAAGGAAGACGATGAAACCCTTCCTGTTAATGTTTATGGAAGATCAAAGGTAGCAGCAGAGCAATTTATATCCGCAAATTACTCAAATTTTGCAATTTTGAGGAGCAGTATTATTTATGGACCTCAGACTGTCTCCCCTGTCCCAAAATCACTTCCAGTTCAG TGGATGGATAGCGTTCTTGCGAAGGGAGATGCCATGGAGTTTTTTCACGATGAGTTTCGCTGTCCTATCTATATTAAAGATCTTGTGACCATCGTATGGACATTAACGAATAGATGGATCTCAG GGAGAGAGCAGATACAGTTACTTTTGAACGTGGGTGGACCAGATCGGGTTTCCAGGGTTCAGATGGCTGAAGTTGTTGCACATATTAGAGGTTATAATTTGTCATTGATCAAACCAGTGTCCTCATCAACT GTTAACCGCGGTGTTAAATCTCCAGCAGATATATCCATGGATATCACCAGATTGATTCAGACactcaatatgtcaacaactgcATTTAGGGATGGTGTTAAATTGACACTTGAAGCTGAACTTGCTTCAACATCATAG
- the LOC104223104 gene encoding uncharacterized protein isoform X1: MSSKKKLLIVGGTGYLGQHLLQEFTAIQDTLPYALSLAFTYHTNPTPELLLNAIPHVLPFHVDLRTGNGFDAISQNFGQPDVVVNCAALSVPRACEVDPTAAMAINVPSVLVKWLSSFSNGGTLLIHLSTDQVYEGTKSFYKEDDETLPVNVYGRSKVAAEQFISANYSNFAILRSSIIYGPQTVSPVPKSLPVQWMDSVLAKGDAMEFFHDEFRCPIYIKDLVTIVWTLTNRWISGREQIQLLLNVGGPDRVSRVQMAEVVAHIRGYNLSLIKPVSSSTVNRGVKSPADISMDITRLIQTLNMSTTAFRDGVKLTLEAELASTS; this comes from the exons ATGAGCAGCAAGAAGAAGCTGTTGATAGTGGGAGGCACAGGCTACTTGGGGCAGCATCTTCTACAGGAATTCACGGCAATCCAAGATACGCTACCATATGCGCTCTCATTAGCCTTCACATACCACACCAACCCCACTCCTGAGCTGCTTCTAAATGCCATTCCTCATGTCCTACCCTTCCATGTAGATTTACGGACCGGCAATGGCTTTGATGCTATCTCTCAAAATTTTGGTCAG CCTGATGTTGTGGTTAATTGTGCTGCACTTTCTGTTCCGCGTGCGTGTGAAGTGGATCCTACTGCTGCCATGGCTATTAATGTGCCTTCTGTTCTTGTCAAATGGTTGTCAAGCTTTAGCAATGGTGGTACTCTTCTGATTCACTTGTCTACTGATCAAG TTTATGAAGGGACCAAATCCTTCTACAAGGAAGACGATGAAACCCTTCCTGTTAATGTTTATGGAAGATCAAAGGTAGCAGCAGAGCAATTTATATCCGCAAATTACTCAAATTTTGCAATTTTGAGGAGCAGTATTATTTATGGACCTCAGACTGTCTCCCCTGTCCCAAAATCACTTCCAGTTCAG TGGATGGATAGCGTTCTTGCGAAGGGAGATGCCATGGAGTTTTTTCACGATGAGTTTCGCTGTCCTATCTATATTAAAGATCTTGTGACCATCGTATGGACATTAACGAATAGATGGATCTCAG GGAGAGAGCAGATACAGTTACTTTTGAACGTGGGTGGACCAGATCGGGTTTCCAGGGTTCAGATGGCTGAAGTTGTTGCACATATTAGAGGTTATAATTTGTCATTGATCAAACCAGTGTCCTCATCAACT GTTAACCGCGGTGTTAAATCTCCAGCAGATATATCCATGGATATCACCAGATTGATTCAGACactcaatatgtcaacaactgcATTTAGGGATGGTGTTAAATTGACACTTGAAGCTGAACTTGCTTCAACATCATAG
- the LOC104223105 gene encoding uncharacterized protein translates to MLMGHAEGVPKLGSSSKLLHSDPESEPDDDEEAGTPEQILYMASFDDLGAKSVQYDTIIWLSISLLLVLAWGIGIIMLLYLPIRRYVLKKEISSRKLYVTQDEIVYKVSRPSFVPFWGHVKVEKHVPLPLVIDIIIEQGCLQSMFGLHTFRVESIAHGKAAPVDELQVQGVHNPGVLRKVIVTEASKVIHVGRSWRPVVQGGDGESISHVESLTQAPAVLRSPSKTLKLTGSPRHASMEPRSFVSSDFLLHKLEEVNKSVKKIEFLIEKSPTTPGSS, encoded by the exons ATGCTGATGGGCCATGCAGAAGGGGTTCCGAAACTCGGTTCATCATCAAAGTTACTGCATTCTGATCCTGAATCAGagcctgatgatgatgaagaagctGGTACTCCTGAACAGATACTATACATGGCTTCTTTTGATGATCTTGGAGCGAAAAGTGTTCAGTATGACACTATAATATGGCTCTCTATATCGTTGCTGCTGGTTTTAGCTTGGGGAATTGGAATAATTATGTTACTCTATCTGCCCATACGAAGATATGTGCTTAAAAAGGAAATTTCATCACGCAAACTTTATGTTACTCAAGATGAAATAGTTTACAAG GTGTCAAGGCCTTCTTTTGTACCATTTTGGGGACACGTAAAAGTTGAAAAGCACGTTCCTCTTCCTTTAGTGATAGATATTATTATTGAACAAG GTTGCTTGCAGTCAATGTTTGGTCTGCACACCTTCAGAGTTGAAAGTATAGCCCATGGAAAAGCTGCACCAGTTGATGAACTGCAGGTGCAAGGTGTACATAATCCTGGAGTCCTAAGGAAG GTCATCGTAACTGAAGCATCAAAGGTCATACATGTTGGAAGGAGTTGGAGACCTGtggttcaaggtggtgatggtGAAAGTATTTCTCACGTGGAGTCTTTAACTCAGGCTCCAGCTGTTTTGAGATCACCATCTAAAACTTTAAAG CTGACGGGCTCCCCACGCCATGCTTCAATGGAGCCCAGAAGTTTTGTATCTTCTGATTTTCTGCTTCATAAGCTTGAAGAAGTTAATAAATCAGTGAAG AAAATTGAGTTTCTTATCGAGAAGTCCCCGACCACCCCGGGAAGCAGCTAA